The Cryptococcus gattii WM276 chromosome B, complete sequence genome has a segment encoding these proteins:
- a CDS encoding Intracellular protein transport-related protein, putative (Similar to TIGR gene model, INSD accession AAW41812.1) yields the protein MISALFIFNQKGEVLISRLFRSDVKRSLSDVFRIQVISNPDVRSPIITLGSTSFFHVRVNNIYIVCVTKCNASAALIFEFIYRFITVARSYFGKLDEESVKNNFVLIYELLDEIIDFGFPQNSEIDTLKMYITTESIKSEMAVREDSSKITIQATGATSWRRSDVKYRKNEAFVDVIETVNMLMSKEGSILRADVDGQILMRAYLSGTPECKFGLNDKLVLQKRRGGEQTAKSDSAVELDDCQFHQCVRLGKFDSDRSISFIPPDGEFELMRYRSTTNINLPFRLQTHVVEVSKSRVEYTIHLRASFDSKLNANNVVLRIPTPLNTTGVRSKVGIGKAKYVPGENVIVWKVPRIQGAQECTLTAEADLAATTHRQAWSRPPIQVDFSVVMFTASGLLVRFLKVFEKSGYQSVKWVRYLTKANGSYQIRF from the exons ATGATTTCA GCGCTCTTTATATTCAATCAAAAGGGCGAG GTCCTTATATCGAGGTTATTTCGCTCCGATGTTAA ACGATCACTTTCCGATGTTTTTCGTATCCAAGTAATCTCCAACCCCGACGTCCGTTCACCTATTATTACTCTTGGTTCAACATCGTTTTTCCATGTAAGGGTGAACAACATCTATATCGTTTGTGTCACAAA ATGCAATGCCTCCGCCGCCCTTATTTTCGAGTTCATCTATCGATTCATTACCGTTGCGAGGAGCTACTTTGGCAAACTCGACGAAGAGAGCGTGAAGAATAACTTCGTTCTCATCTATGAGCTGCTTGATG AGATTATTGACTTTGGGTTTCCTCAAAACTCGGAGATTGACACTCTCAAGATGTACATCACAACCGAAAGTATCAAATCCGAAATGGCTGTG CGCGAAGACTCGTCCAAAATCACCATTCAAGCAACAGGAGCGACATCTTGGAGACGCTCGGATGTCAAGTATAGGAAGAACGAAGCGTTTGTCGACGTTATCGAGACCGTTAATATGTTGATGAGTAAAGAAG GATCCATTTTGAGAGCAGACGTGGACGGCCAGATTCTCATGCGGGCGTATCTGAGTGGCACTCCGGAATGTAAATTCGGTCTCAACGATAAGTTGGTGCTCCAAAAACG AAGGGGCGGTGAGCAAACGGCCAAATCTGACTCGGCGGTGGAGCTTGACGATTGTCAATTCCACCAATGCGTGCGACTGGGCAAGTTCGATAGTGATCGATCAATCAGCTTTATCCCTCCAGACGGCGAGTTTGAGCTCATGCG ATATCGCTCAACAACAAACATCAATCTCCCCTTCCGCCTTCAAACTCACGTCGTAGAAGTTTCTAAATCTCGTGTCGAATATACGATCCACCTCCGTGCCTCTTTTGACTCCAAATTAAATGCCAATAATGTTGTATTGCGGATACCAACACCACTGAATACGACTGGCGTTAGAAGTAAGGTAGGTATAGGCAAGGCAAAGTACGTGCCGGGAGAGAATGTCATCGTTTGGAA GGTCCCAAGGATTCAAGGTGCTCAAGAGTGTACCCTTACTGCAGAGGCCGACCTCGCAGCAACCACTCACAGACAAGCATGGTCTCGCCCACCTATCCAGGTCGACTTTTCTG TGGTCATGTTCACGGCGTCGGGCCTTCTCGTACGATTCTTAAAGGTCTTTGAGAAGAGCGGGTACCAGAGTGTCAAATGGGTACGATACCTGACCAAAGCGAATGGCAGTTATCAGATTAGGTTTTAG
- a CDS encoding Valine-tRNA ligase, putative (Similar to TIGR gene model, INSD accession AAW41811.1), whose amino-acid sequence MLRHALRSVHRIFIPSPIIYPRLQSTYAAMSAEETKVPSEASLPVEETNPAGPQPAITTEGAAEKSKKGAKKEAKRLEKLAKAATKTSAAQSQAPKKEKVEKKEKKVDVPAKAWVNTTPKGEKKDVSGNFPSGYDPIQVEAAHYDWWNAKGFFKPRYGADGKPLDKGTFCITFPPPNVTGNLHIGHALTVSLQDALIRWKRMQGQTVLYLPGYDHAGIATQAVVEQRLMKTEGHSRHYYGREKFLEKVWEWKDQYQGKITNQMTRLGGSFDWDKVAFTMDDNLSTAVREAFVQMHEKGLLYRANRLVNWCVYLNTSLSNLEVDQLHLTGRTLLNVKGYDAKERFEFGVITSFAYPIENSDERIIVATTRPETMLGDTAIAVHPDDPRYTHLHGKFAVHPFNGRRIPIITDAITVDMEFGTGAVKITPAHDPNDFECGMRNNLEFISLMNDDGTYNENAGPYKGMKRFHVRNAIVKDLKEKGLYVEQKDNEMQIPICSRSGDVVEQIIKPQWWISCKPLAEDALKRTRAGELEIKPKTSAGDWVRWMENMQDWCISRQLWWGHRCPAWLLKFEGESPDTSDDKNWIVARTEEEAQEKAKALANGKNFILEQDDDVLDTWFSSGLWPFSTMGWPNKTPDMEHFYPNSILETGWDILFFWVARMVFFGNTLTDVMPFKEVYCHPMVRDAYGRKMSKSLGNVIDPLDVITGQKLEKLHNDLRMGNLPEKEILKAEEGQKKLFPKGIPQCGTDALRFTLCNYTSGGRDINMDIGRVEGYRKFCNKLWNATKFCLFRMDLVDLQGVRQTSAFVPNASHLPTGKEGLVEKWLFHKLNLASAAVSDALENRDFSEASTVAYQYFLNDLCDVYIEATKPIFEANSDPAAKLSAQNTLYTCLEAGLKLLHPFMPYVTEDLWQRLPRREGDSCETIMLAPFPEKIPEQEFPAEVASFDLVVDCIKSARSVIGLYNLPTNGKTPEDKITVIIQARNAEQLELLKSVETVIVGLTKGCGKVEWVQEDSEIPHGCGTEVVTTDISVHIPVQGKVDAASEIDKLEKKSIVAEGQKAKLQKVIQQPNYEKTVKEDVRQQNDEKMEKIEVEIESLRMAIERFKGLL is encoded by the exons ATGCTCCGTCACGCACTGAGATCAGTACACCGCATTTTTATCCCAAGCCCTATTATATACCCACGCCTACAAAGCACATACGCAGCAATGTCCGCCGAAGAAACCAAGGTCCCTTCTGAAGCATCCTTGCCCGTAGAGGAGACAAACCCCGCCGGCCCTCAACCGGCTATCACTACCGAGGGTGCCGCTGAGAAATCCAAGAAGGGCG CCAAGAAGGAGGCCAAACGACTTGAAAAGCTCGCCAAAGCTGCCACCAAGACTTCTGCTGCTCAATCTCAAGCCCccaaaaaggaaaaggttgaaaaaaaagagaagaaggttgaTGTTCCCGCTAAGGCTTGGGTCAACACTACTCCCAAGggcgagaagaagg ATGTCTCTGGTAACTTTCCCTCTGGTTATGACCCTATCCAGGTCGAGGCTGCCCACTATGACTGGTGGAATGCCAAGGGATTTTTCAAGCCTCGTTATGGCGCCGATGGAAAGCCCTTGGACAAGGGAACTTTCTGTATCActttccctcctcccaaTGTTACCGGTAATTTGCACATTGGTCATGCTTTGACTGTCTCTTTGCAGGATGCTTTAATCCGTTG GAAGCGAATGCAGGGTCAAACTGTCCTTTATCTCCCCGGATATGACCACGCCGGTATTGCTACACAAGCGGTGGTTGAGCAACGTCTTATGAAGACTGAAGGTCACTCTAGACATTATTATGGCCGAGAAAAGTTCCTCGAGAAGGTCTGGGAATGGAAGGACCAATACCAGGGCAAGATTACCAACCAGATGACTCGTTTGGGTGGTTCTTTCGATTGGGACAAGGTTGCGTTCACTATGGATGAC AATTTGAGCACTGCTGTTAGAGAAGCATTTGTTCAAATGCATGAGAAGGGCTTGCTTTACAGGGCTAACCGATTGGTCAACTGGTGTGTCTACCTTAACACCTCTCTTTCCAACCTCGAG GTTGACCAACTTCATCTTACCGGCCGAACCCTTCTCAATGTCAAGGGCTACGATGCCAAGGAGCGTTTCGAATTCGGTGTCATCACTTCTTTCGCTTACCCCATCGAGAACTCCGACGAACGTATCATCGTCGCTACCACCCGTCCTGAAACTATGCTTGGCGATACCGCCATTGCTGTGCATCCTGATGACCCTCGATACACTCATCTCCACGGCAAGTTCGCTGTTCACCCTTTCAACGGCAGAAGGATTCCCATCATCACAGATGCCATTACTGTCGACATGGAATTCGGTACTGGTGCTGTCAAGATCACCCCTGCTCACGACCCTAATGACTTTGAGTGCGGTATGAGGAACAACCTTGAATTCATCAGCCTGATGAATGATGACGGCACCTACAACGAGAACGCTGGTCCTTACAAG GGAATGAAGCGATTCCACGTTCGAAACGCCATCGTCAAGGACCTTAAAGAAAAGGGCCTGTACGTCGAACAGAAGGACAACGAGATGCAAATCCCCATCTGCTC TCGATCTGGTGATGTCGTCGAGCAAATCATCAAGCCACAATGGTGGATCAGCTGCAAACCTCTTGCCGAGGATGCCCTCAAG CGAACCCGGGCTGGCGAACTGGAGATCAAGCCCAAGACGTCTGCTGGCGACTGGGTCCGATGGATGGAGAACATGCAGGATTGGTGTATCTCTCGTCAGCTCTGGTGGGGTCACAGGTGTCCTGCTTGGTTGCTCAAATTTGAGGGCGAGTCTCCGGAC ACCTCTGACGACAAGAACTGGATCGTTGCACGAACTGAGGAAGAGGCTCAGGAAAAGGCCAAGGCCCTCGCCAACGGCAAGAACTTTATTTTGGAGCAAGACGATGACGTGCTTGACACCTGGTTCTCTTCCGGTCTTTGGCCTTTCTCCACTATGGGCTGGCCAAACAAG ACACCCGACATGGAGCACTTCTACCCCAACTCTATCCTCGAAACTGGTTGGGAcattctcttcttctgggTTGCGCGTATGGTCTTCTTCGGTAACACTCTTACCGACGTCATGCCTTTCAAGGAAGTCTACTGCCACCCCATGGTCCGAGATGCTTATGGGCGAAAGATGTCCAAGTCTCTGGGTAATGTCATTGACCCTCTGGATGTGATCACTGGCCAGAAGCTGGAGAAGCTGCACAATGACTTGAGGATGGGTAACCTTCCCGAGAAGGAGATCTTGAAGGCGGAGGAAGGCCAGAAGAAATTGTTCCCCAAGGGTATTCCCCAATGTGGTACTGACGCTTTGAGGTTTACTTTGTGTAACTACACCTCTGGTG GGCGAGATATCAATATGGACATTGGTCGTGTGGAAGGTTACAGAAAGTTCTGCAACAAGCTCTGGAACGCTACCAAGTTTTGTCTCTTCCGAATGGACCTTGTCGACTTGCAGGGTGTCAGGCAAACAAGTGCTTTTGTCCCCAATGCTTCCCACTTG CCTACCGGCAAGGAAGGTCTCGTTGAAAAGTGGCTCTTCCACAAGCTTAACCTCGCCAGTGCCGCTGTTTCTGACGCCCTTGAAAACCGGGACTTCTCTGAAGCTTCTACCGTCGCTTACCAATACTTCCTCAACGACCTCTGTGACGTCTATATTGAGGCCACCAAGCCCATCTTCGAGGCCAACTCTGATCCCGCTGCTAAGCTCTCCGCCCAAAATACTCTCTACACGTGTTTGGAAGCTGGTCTCAAGCTGTTGCACCCCTTCATGCCTTATGTTACTGAAGACTTGTGGCAGCGTCTGCCTAGGAGGGAAGGTGACTCTTGTGAAACCATCATGTTGGCGCCTTTCCCGGAGAAGATCCCAGAACAAGAGTTCCCCGCAGAAGTTGCTAGCTTTGACCTCGTTGTTGACTGTATTAAGTCTGCTCGTTCGGTCATTGGCCTTTACAATCTCCCCACCAACGGCAAGACTCCCGAAGACAAGATCACTGTGATCATTCAGGCCCGTAACGCGGAGCAACTTGAATTGTTGAAGTCTGTGGAGACTGTGATTGTTGGTTTGACGAAGGGTTGCGGTAAGGTTGAGTGGGTTCAGGAGGACAGTGAGATTCCTCATGGCTGTGGTACTGAAGTCGTTACTACCGACATCAGTGTACACATTCCTGTCCAG GGCAAGGTGGACGCTGCTTCTGAGATTGATAAGCTCGAGAAGAAGTCCATTGTAGCTGAGGGACAGAAGGCCAAGCTGCAAAAGGTTATTCAACAACCGAACTACGAAAAGACTGTCAAGGAGGATGTGAGGCAACAGAATGAcgaaaagatggagaaaaTTGAGGTTGAGATTGAATCGCTTAGGATGGCGATTGAGAGGTTTAAAGGTCTTTTGTAG
- a CDS encoding Cellular response to glucose starvation-related protein, putative (Similar to TIGR gene model, INSD accession AAW41810.1) encodes MGNTPSSHATPPSSSSTSNAPTSERERSSSSAQPMNTSTAGRTQRPSVSFHSGLTPPTSPPSPPPPSTPPLLPYGGHLSPQNPHCLSHPQAHDYSKSAVTRLILDGKLAPFYRGLEDFEEDWTEEDIGRILTEMREKDYAEGVANSYTERLKEEREGGSSLGNMTKKMGIHKNKELRKEGEKEERERRERRAYLSAVECPICFLNYPPNINTSRCCQQPVCTECFVQIKRSDATITHLESEPACCPFCVETEFGVIYERPPTPMSSLSNTALATSPNDTGTSNYSQAFSAGSDAELAIGPGMNPIQKETIRRKSVSSKAKEVVTIDEIRPDWEHKLNAVKAAAARRASRRIIMRQVGDRLIPIGYTSSRAPGTADFSMSLPPIQNGGGADESGSSPRRLSRRPDDLRENSTTADVVPSTPPSDTANTSTAIQSPGPPPGPSTGAAFAATAPSTSSSTGTPRRLSGQSDKNDKQSGASKLLSKFSNVRARANSAASSKGHGSGDSKNTFGRTRGNSGSTQTPSPSPALVTTQTSASASTSNSAGSSTVPSPIPSISPLTTSHTQPQIKTSVPTHSSGLSPTTSTPAAPITTLASPGASGQNSGEADLLDGPKGPTTRVDVPVGLPHLSIDMPTLTPEAPGKRVEAPAITTASTGVVHSEGDLETTFPNYGTTPLPSTLSASSRTPRVGLQRSHSDITEVTEPEAEGNGPRYTHLDSD; translated from the exons ATGGGCAACACTCCCTCCTCACACGCGACGCCTCCCTCGTCTTCGTCCACCAGCAACGCCCCGACCTCGGAACGAGAAAGGTCATCATCTTCAGCTCAACCCATGAACACTTCGACTGCGGGGAGAACACAACGCCCGTCAGTCAGCTTTCACTCCGGTCTTACTCCTCCAACTTCCCCaccctctcctccccctccGTCCACCCCACCACTGTTACCCTATGGAGGTCATCTCTCGCCACAAAACCCCCACTGTCTCTCCCATCCTCAGGCACACGACTACTCCAAATCTGCCGTCACCAGACTGATACTAGACGGCAAACTGGCCCCCTTCTATCGCGGATTGGAAGATTTTGAGGAAGATTGGACAGAAGAGGACATCGGGCGTATACTAACGGAGATGAGAGAGAAAGATTATGCCGAAGGTGTAGCGAATAGCTATACGGAGCGGTTaaaagaagagagggaagggGGCTCCAGTCTCGGAAACATGACCAAGAAAATGGGGATTCACAAGAACAAGGAGttgaggaaagaaggagagaaggaagaaagggagaggagagagcGAAGAGCTTATCTCAGCGCTGTAGAATGTCCCATTTGCTTCCTT AACTACCCTCCTAATATTAACACTTCCCGATGCTGTCAACAGCCAGTTTGCACGGAGTGCTTTGTTCAAATCAAACGCTCTGATGCCACAATAACCCATCTCGAGTCGGAGCCGGCTTGCTGTCCATTCTGCGTTGAGACTGAATTTGGAGTCATCTATGAGCGGCCTCCTACTCCCATGTCAAGTTTATCCAATACTGCTTTAGCAACTTCGCCGAATGATACAGGCACCTCAAATTACTCTCAGGCGTTCAGCGCGGGTTCAGATGCCGAACTTGCCATTGGGCCGGGCATGAATCCTATCCAAAAAGAGACTATTAGGAGGAAGAGCGTTAGCTCTAAGGCTAAGGAAGTTGTGACAATCGATGAGATTAGACCTGATTGGGAACACAAGTTGAACGCTGTCAAAGCCGCAGCGGCTCGGCGGGCGTCAAGAAGGATTATCATGCGCCAAGTCGGTGACAGACTTATTCCGATTGGGTATACTTCGTCGCGGGCTCCCGGTACTGCCGATTTCAGCATGTCTTTGCCTCCGATCCAAAATGGTGGCGGAGCCGATGAGAGCGGGTCTAGCCCCCGTAGATTGTCAAGACGAC CTGATGACCTTCGCGAAAATTCTACCACTGCCGATGTTGTCCCTTCCACGCCCCCATCAGACACTGCCAACACCAGCACCGCTATACAGAGCCCTGGTCCGCCTCCTGGTCCTAGCACTGGAGCCGCGTTCGCTGCCACAGCGCCATCTACGTCATCGTCCACTGGAACTCCCCGTCGATTGTCGGGGCAATCCGACAAGAATGACAAGCAATCAGGCGCTTCTAAACTACTTTCCAAGTTCAGTAATGTCCGCGCGAGAGCCAACTCAGCGGCCTCATCAAAAGGTCACGGAAGTGGCGATTCCAAAAACACGTTTGGAAGAACAAGAGGCAATTCCGGTAGTACGCAGACTCCAAGTCCTTCACCGGCTTTGGTTACCACACAAACAtctgcttctgcttctACCTCCAACTCCGCTGGTAGCTCCACTGTACCTAGTCCAATTCCCTCAATCAGCCCGTTGACTACCAGCCACACCCAACCCCAGATCAAAACATCTGTTCCTACTCATTCCAGTGGTCTAAGCCCGACAACATCTACTCCTGCGGCACCGATAACGACACTTGCTAGTCCTGGTGCATCAGGGCAAAATTCCGGTGAGGCTGATCTGCTGGATGGTCCCAAGGGACCAACAACGCGGGTGGATGTACCGGTTGGGTTACCTCATTTAAGCATCGACATGCCCACTCTCACCCCTGAGGCACCAGGTAAGCGTGTTGAAGCACCTGCAATAACGACAGCTTCCACGGGCGTGGTGCATTCCGAAGGCGATCTTGAGACTACTTTTCCAAACTATGGCACAACACCCCTTCCATCAACTCTATCAGCCTCCTCACGGACACCTCGGGTGGGACTGCAGAGATCACATTCAGACATTACAGAAGTGACCGAGCCAGAGGCGGAAGGAAATGGGCCACGATATACCCATTTGGACAGTGACTAA